One Thermosphaera aggregans DNA segment encodes these proteins:
- a CDS encoding carbohydrate ABC transporter permease produces MRFPGRIVIYAILTLFALFYLLPFWTVFTTALKNDIEVRTSIPIAPPSQPTIDPLGRALNAISQGLLNSLIFTSVATVLSTMIGSVNGFALTRIRFKYSDLVFFLLTLGIFIPYHAVIIPLIIVTRNLGLFNSILGMSIVHTIYGIPICTLFFRNFYGEIPESIINAARIDGAGLLRIYFNIALPVSWPAFVVTGVFQFTSIWNDLLFGLILTRGVNQPASVVLANLLGTTSAEWNVQMAGTLIYALPVIIVYVVLGKYLIRGYLSGAVKG; encoded by the coding sequence GTGAGGTTTCCAGGCAGGATTGTGATTTACGCGATCCTTACATTGTTCGCGCTGTTCTACCTACTCCCGTTCTGGACGGTTTTCACAACCGCGTTGAAGAACGATATTGAAGTTAGAACATCCATCCCTATCGCCCCTCCATCCCAGCCCACAATAGATCCCTTGGGGAGAGCTTTAAACGCTATTTCACAAGGGCTTCTCAACAGCTTGATTTTCACAAGCGTAGCCACCGTGCTCTCAACCATGATAGGCTCCGTTAACGGTTTCGCCCTGACGAGAATTAGGTTCAAGTACTCGGATCTTGTCTTCTTCCTGCTGACTCTTGGAATATTCATACCCTACCACGCAGTTATTATTCCATTAATAATTGTTACCAGGAACCTGGGATTGTTCAACTCCATACTGGGTATGTCAATTGTTCACACGATCTACGGCATCCCGATATGTACTCTCTTCTTTAGAAACTTCTACGGTGAAATACCGGAGAGCATTATCAACGCTGCGAGAATTGACGGCGCAGGCTTGCTGAGAATATACTTTAACATAGCACTACCCGTCTCATGGCCTGCTTTCGTTGTAACAGGTGTTTTCCAGTTCACAAGCATATGGAACGACCTATTGTTCGGCTTAATACTCACAAGAGGCGTGAATCAGCCTGCTAGCGTCGTGTTGGCAAACCTCCTCGGCACGACCTCGGCTGAGTGGAATGTTCAAATGGCTGGAACCCTTATCTACGCCCTACCCGTGATTATTGTGTACGTAGTTTTAGGAAAATACTTGATTAGAGGGTATCTCTCAGGGGCGGTGAAGGGGTGA
- a CDS encoding carbohydrate ABC transporter permease: protein MEKGSLFLVIFLAFTITIAYFFIYGLIGWNTFLSLSESTGLTMEFRFSGLEQYYKALEDPVFWVSLRNNIVLITVFIPISVGVGLLVAILLDIVGGRFESFYRSLYLLPFSLSFVVTASMWAWMYNYSYGVINTLLGQRVNWLGDPEIALYSVIIALTWQFSGYASLVMLAGIKSIPESQLHAARIDGASPLQIYTKIVLPQIKPWILSIFVVLMVFSLKAFDFIFVLTNGGPGVSTYVLALLMYRRAFFETDFQYGAALASILYLMVMAIVIPYMIVSLRRGQK from the coding sequence GTGGAGAAAGGCTCCCTTTTCCTCGTAATTTTTCTCGCTTTCACGATCACAATAGCATACTTCTTCATCTACGGGCTTATAGGGTGGAACACTTTCTTATCGCTTTCAGAATCCACTGGTTTAACCATGGAGTTCAGGTTTTCAGGTCTCGAACAATACTACAAAGCCCTTGAAGACCCTGTTTTCTGGGTTTCACTTAGAAACAACATAGTTTTGATAACGGTTTTCATCCCCATAAGCGTGGGTGTTGGACTGCTGGTGGCAATCCTGCTCGACATTGTGGGCGGGAGGTTCGAGAGTTTCTACAGGAGTCTATACCTGCTCCCGTTCTCACTATCCTTCGTAGTCACAGCATCAATGTGGGCTTGGATGTACAACTACTCATACGGAGTAATCAACACCCTTCTGGGACAGCGTGTTAACTGGCTAGGGGATCCCGAGATCGCTTTATACAGCGTGATAATAGCGTTAACCTGGCAGTTCTCGGGGTATGCGTCACTAGTCATGCTGGCTGGGATTAAGTCGATACCGGAATCCCAGCTCCACGCTGCGAGAATAGATGGGGCTTCCCCGCTACAAATATACACCAAGATTGTTCTACCCCAGATAAAGCCATGGATTCTCTCAATCTTCGTTGTTCTAATGGTTTTCTCGCTTAAGGCTTTCGACTTCATATTCGTGCTCACCAATGGAGGCCCGGGTGTTTCAACATATGTTCTCGCACTATTAATGTATAGGAGAGCGTTCTTTGAAACAGACTTCCAGTACGGTGCTGCACTAGCCAGTATCCTCTACTTAATGGTTATGGCCATTGTTATCCCGTACATGATAGTCTCCTTGAGGAGGGGGCAGAAGTGA
- a CDS encoding ABC transporter substrate-binding protein: protein MRTLHAVIIAVLVTAIIVGGILYYFLSTAPKPKANLLEIYHWWTSGGEKAAIDALVAVFQEKYPDVGVIQSPVAGGAGYVLKAVMKSMVAAGEAPDSFQIHAGYEMKPYIDGGYLEPIDHLWAQQGWEEVFPAVVKDMVKWGGHYYAVPLNIHRANVLWYNKKILEQHNIDPASLETWDGFFEACEKLRREGITYPIAMGGIGKWEIAHALEQILISQGVDFYQDLINGKLSDPNDPRLVNAFNIFKRYMDYVNPDYATLTWDQAVAKVIRGESVFTIMGDWANGEFLVANKTFNVDYGAIPVPGTKGVYVLVVDCFQKPKGARHPENSEKWLIVVGSKEGQDAFNPIKGSIPARLDADINKYGPYQRSAIQDFKNAQYMAPSIVHGSGAPEKFASAFNDVASAFASNRNVQEACNGIINAIQAAKNEYVKEWKLIP from the coding sequence ATGCGCACCCTCCACGCGGTAATAATAGCCGTTCTCGTAACCGCTATAATTGTTGGCGGAATACTATACTACTTCCTATCAACGGCTCCCAAGCCGAAGGCTAACCTGTTGGAAATATATCACTGGTGGACATCCGGCGGCGAGAAAGCCGCCATAGACGCCCTCGTAGCAGTATTCCAGGAGAAATATCCCGACGTGGGCGTTATTCAAAGCCCCGTTGCTGGAGGAGCTGGATACGTGTTGAAAGCAGTAATGAAGTCAATGGTGGCGGCGGGGGAGGCCCCAGACTCGTTCCAAATCCACGCAGGATATGAGATGAAACCATATATCGATGGAGGCTACCTTGAACCAATAGACCACCTATGGGCTCAGCAGGGATGGGAGGAAGTCTTCCCCGCCGTAGTGAAGGACATGGTTAAGTGGGGCGGGCATTACTATGCCGTCCCATTGAACATTCACAGGGCCAACGTCCTATGGTACAATAAGAAAATCCTGGAACAGCACAATATCGACCCCGCATCCCTGGAGACCTGGGACGGCTTCTTCGAGGCTTGTGAAAAACTCAGAAGGGAGGGTATCACATACCCTATCGCGATGGGCGGTATTGGTAAATGGGAAATAGCGCACGCGCTCGAGCAGATACTGATAAGTCAAGGAGTTGACTTCTACCAGGACTTGATAAACGGCAAGCTCTCAGACCCTAACGATCCAAGGCTCGTCAACGCGTTCAACATCTTCAAGAGATACATGGATTACGTGAACCCTGACTATGCAACCCTCACCTGGGATCAGGCTGTTGCTAAAGTGATTAGGGGTGAATCCGTCTTCACAATCATGGGAGACTGGGCTAATGGAGAGTTCCTCGTAGCTAACAAGACGTTCAACGTGGATTATGGTGCAATACCTGTGCCAGGAACGAAGGGGGTCTACGTGTTAGTTGTCGACTGCTTCCAGAAACCCAAGGGTGCTAGGCACCCTGAGAACTCTGAGAAGTGGCTAATAGTGGTTGGGTCAAAGGAGGGCCAGGATGCGTTCAACCCGATTAAGGGTTCAATACCAGCTAGGCTCGACGCTGACATTAACAAGTACGGCCCCTATCAGAGATCGGCTATCCAGGACTTCAAAAACGCCCAGTACATGGCTCCCAGCATAGTCCACGGTAGCGGAGCGCCTGAAAAGTTCGCGAGCGCCTTTAACGACGTGGCAAGCGCTTTCGCGTCGAACAGGAATGTTCAGGAAGCATGTAATGGCATAATAAACGCTATACAGGCCGCGAAAAACGAGTATGTTAAAGAATGGAAGCTCATTCCATAA
- the thyX gene encoding FAD-dependent thymidylate synthase, translating to MSSIPGENQYRHLPQARLVAWLDQADSIIASAAKLTISPKDFTEILESLSNERKDSWIRELVSRGHGSPLEHSVYVFEIVCSRACSHQLVRHRHASYSQLSQRYSDRFLRRLVEKASALVNSPVPEGFAEAAGVLEEAGGSLSDFNTLLDLVSEAYVIPPTMVKAGETWFFKHLLKATAAYYKALASQTPYEDARYLLPQAVKTRVLVSMNARELLEVFLPLRMCSRAQWEIRMIAWELRNQLVKTHPAIFSYAGPRCVLMENRVRNNPCSLNDYLEGKCSFTIQRCPELVPNDKIPSCLKNAVNNPSP from the coding sequence ATGAGCAGTATCCCCGGGGAAAACCAGTATAGGCATCTCCCGCAGGCTAGGCTTGTGGCTTGGCTTGACCAGGCTGACTCCATTATTGCATCCGCTGCTAAGCTGACAATATCCCCTAAGGACTTCACGGAAATACTTGAAAGCCTCAGCAACGAGAGGAAGGATTCATGGATACGTGAGCTTGTCTCAAGGGGTCATGGGAGCCCTTTGGAGCACAGTGTTTACGTGTTTGAAATCGTCTGTAGCAGGGCGTGTAGTCATCAGCTGGTTAGGCATAGGCATGCAAGCTATTCTCAGCTGTCGCAGAGATATAGCGATAGGTTTTTGAGAAGGCTTGTTGAGAAGGCTTCAGCCCTTGTCAACTCCCCGGTTCCAGAAGGCTTTGCTGAAGCCGCCGGGGTGCTGGAGGAGGCTGGGGGAAGCCTGAGTGATTTCAACACCCTGCTGGATCTTGTCAGCGAGGCATACGTGATCCCTCCAACCATGGTTAAGGCTGGCGAGACCTGGTTCTTCAAGCATCTTTTAAAGGCAACAGCCGCATACTACAAGGCTCTCGCATCGCAAACACCCTACGAGGATGCCAGATACCTGCTCCCCCAGGCTGTGAAAACCCGTGTACTAGTCTCAATGAACGCTAGGGAGCTCCTGGAGGTTTTCCTCCCCCTGAGAATGTGCTCCCGTGCTCAATGGGAGATTAGAATGATAGCCTGGGAGCTGAGGAATCAGCTGGTTAAAACACACCCTGCAATCTTCTCCTACGCAGGACCACGCTGCGTGCTAATGGAGAACAGGGTGAGAAACAACCCATGCAGCCTCAACGATTACTTAGAGGGCAAGTGCTCGTTCACCATTCAGAGATGCCCCGAGCTTGTCCCAAACGATAAAATCCCCTCCTGCTTGAAAAACGCTGTCAACAACCCCTCTCCCTGA
- a CDS encoding PspC domain-containing protein: MSEIRKIYRSRSDKILCGVCGGLASYFRVDPTIVRLLWVAVTVLAPAPGLILYLVACLIIPEEPGPQQPPAPSQPLRLERTVDEKPLLVAGIILLVVGGLIITSVMGDLVKDLARWWGYVWVDERLRALAGVILVIVGLVLVLKHREKPVKPAPPSQQSL; the protein is encoded by the coding sequence ATGAGCGAGATAAGGAAAATCTACAGGTCCAGGAGCGATAAAATCTTATGCGGGGTTTGCGGCGGCTTGGCTTCATACTTCAGGGTAGACCCCACTATCGTGAGGCTTCTATGGGTTGCCGTAACCGTATTGGCTCCTGCTCCCGGATTGATCCTCTACCTTGTAGCATGCTTAATAATCCCGGAGGAGCCTGGTCCTCAGCAACCTCCTGCACCGAGCCAACCACTTCGTTTAGAGCGCACTGTAGACGAGAAGCCTCTTCTAGTGGCAGGGATTATTCTACTAGTGGTTGGAGGCTTAATCATCACTAGCGTGATGGGTGATCTCGTAAAGGATTTAGCCCGATGGTGGGGCTATGTATGGGTTGATGAGAGGCTTAGGGCGCTCGCCGGCGTAATCCTCGTGATTGTAGGGTTGGTGCTTGTTTTAAAGCATCGTGAAAAACCTGTTAAGCCGGCTCCTCCCTCACAGCAATCTTTGTAA
- a CDS encoding anaerobic ribonucleoside-triphosphate reductase activating protein encodes MTSLIYSSGWKNVSLIDVYNSVSFTLWLCGCNLKCPFCHNWRLAENDPGVCRWVSIDEVVESLSASLMFIDYLHVTGGEPLLQWRPLSKLFQEAGDSLGVKRSLNTNMTLKEPFNRLLEAGLVDHVATDLKLPYRELYGLPADVSDRLWENYLENLKLVSEHDIPLELRIPVSRLLKPEVLEESLTIIGKHLHKLSNLVIIIQPLMGPPVTTPRSVEWCVKNCAIDGDFLSLLNDVLRKHGFTKIAVREEPA; translated from the coding sequence ATGACCTCGCTCATATACTCCTCAGGCTGGAAGAACGTCTCCTTGATAGACGTGTACAATTCCGTATCGTTCACCCTTTGGCTCTGTGGTTGCAACTTGAAATGCCCCTTCTGCCACAACTGGAGGCTTGCAGAAAACGACCCAGGGGTTTGCAGATGGGTTAGTATTGACGAGGTTGTTGAAAGCCTGTCAGCATCGCTAATGTTCATAGACTACTTGCACGTAACGGGCGGGGAGCCCTTACTGCAGTGGCGGCCCCTGTCCAAGCTCTTCCAGGAGGCGGGGGATTCTCTCGGAGTTAAGAGAAGCTTGAACACAAATATGACTTTGAAAGAGCCTTTTAATAGGCTCCTGGAGGCAGGCCTCGTAGACCATGTTGCAACCGATTTAAAGCTACCGTACCGTGAGCTGTACGGTCTCCCAGCAGATGTATCGGATAGGCTTTGGGAGAACTATCTGGAAAACCTGAAGCTAGTGTCAGAGCACGACATACCCTTGGAGCTCAGGATCCCGGTTTCCAGGCTTCTTAAGCCTGAGGTTTTAGAGGAGTCTTTAACCATTATTGGGAAGCACCTTCACAAACTCAGCAACCTCGTCATTATCATCCAGCCTCTGATGGGTCCCCCTGTCACAACCCCTAGGAGTGTTGAATGGTGTGTTAAAAACTGCGCAATAGACGGTGACTTCCTCTCCTTGCTAAATGATGTGTTGAGGAAACATGGTTTTACAAAGATTGCTGTGAGGGAGGAGCCGGCTTAA
- a CDS encoding anaerobic ribonucleoside triphosphate reductase, translated as MQVGLSENLVKDPLEEYIAWNSLEVNENANRYLGPGSFFAWLLEEKIKYESIQLLPRHIARAHMDGLIYIHKLPHSVYIPYCTGHSISRLLRKGLRTPTVVSRPARHLDTLVDHIANYLITAQHYFTGAQAFSSVEWYSGPFIRRDGLGFKDVKQQIQRLLFNLNYPTRIGLQTPFTNFTITMDAPKKMMEEDRAVYGGEDAGVLGEYEEEAKLFLKALSHVLLEGDSVGQPFTFPIPTLMATASWIWEDPELHELIFKVAAKRGSFYWLNTRMVDPDASFALCCRLAIDKNELKHVFNNGSKFSLKRDLGVAREDYWSRIERQRFGGLWAMPDVTGSVNVVDINLPRLALEARGEESRFWELYEERLKLVKEAVEWFRNRYVSILKQAPGFYGLIAEYMEEFPSSHFNTVGIIGLPEASAILMGEPKLWLDGNRKDWLRAAELMRRMVEFATDRARGWMRETGVPWNVEEVPGESAAPKLALKDMKLYPELAEYLPAEPLYSTSVAPYYTDSMTIPDRIEVEARVQKYFTGGVMMHLFLGEEADPEALAKLAKRIVETDIVYWSFTPAITHCNDCGATVTGLYRACPKCGSGNVDVWSRIIGYYRPLRNWNPYRRKEFWQRKHYGL; from the coding sequence ATGCAGGTTGGTTTGAGCGAGAACCTCGTGAAAGATCCTTTGGAGGAGTACATAGCCTGGAATAGTCTTGAGGTTAACGAGAACGCTAACAGGTATTTAGGACCGGGGAGCTTCTTCGCATGGCTCCTTGAGGAGAAGATCAAGTACGAGTCAATCCAGCTTCTCCCCAGGCATATTGCGAGGGCACACATGGATGGTTTAATATACATTCACAAGCTCCCTCACAGCGTCTACATCCCCTACTGCACAGGGCACAGCATAAGCAGGCTTTTGAGAAAAGGGCTTAGAACACCCACGGTGGTTTCCAGACCTGCCAGGCACCTTGACACTCTCGTAGACCATATTGCAAACTACTTGATAACAGCCCAGCACTACTTCACCGGGGCACAGGCTTTCTCAAGCGTTGAATGGTATTCAGGACCCTTCATCAGGAGGGATGGATTAGGCTTCAAGGATGTTAAACAGCAGATTCAGAGGCTACTGTTCAACCTTAACTACCCTACCAGGATAGGGCTTCAAACACCCTTCACCAACTTCACAATAACCATGGATGCTCCGAAAAAGATGATGGAGGAAGATAGGGCTGTTTACGGCGGGGAGGACGCAGGGGTTTTAGGCGAGTATGAGGAGGAGGCGAAGCTGTTTCTCAAAGCACTCTCACACGTCCTGCTTGAAGGAGACTCTGTTGGACAACCATTCACATTCCCCATCCCAACCCTCATGGCAACCGCATCATGGATATGGGAGGACCCTGAGCTACACGAGCTAATATTCAAAGTAGCGGCGAAGAGAGGGAGCTTCTACTGGCTCAACACGAGAATGGTTGACCCAGACGCCAGCTTCGCCCTGTGCTGTCGTCTAGCAATAGATAAGAACGAGCTGAAACACGTTTTCAACAATGGCTCAAAGTTCTCTCTTAAAAGAGACCTCGGGGTTGCCAGGGAGGATTACTGGAGCAGGATTGAGAGGCAGAGGTTTGGCGGGCTCTGGGCTATGCCTGATGTAACCGGCTCGGTCAACGTTGTGGATATCAACCTGCCGAGGCTTGCCCTTGAGGCTCGTGGCGAGGAGTCAAGGTTCTGGGAGCTCTACGAGGAGAGGCTTAAGCTGGTTAAGGAAGCCGTTGAATGGTTTAGGAACAGGTATGTCTCTATTTTGAAGCAGGCTCCAGGATTCTACGGGTTGATAGCAGAGTATATGGAGGAGTTTCCCTCAAGCCACTTCAACACTGTCGGCATCATAGGGCTTCCCGAGGCATCGGCAATACTCATGGGTGAGCCTAAGCTATGGCTTGACGGGAATAGGAAGGACTGGTTGAGAGCGGCCGAGCTCATGAGGAGGATGGTTGAGTTCGCTACTGACAGGGCTAGGGGTTGGATGAGGGAGACAGGTGTCCCATGGAATGTGGAGGAAGTGCCTGGAGAGTCAGCCGCACCCAAGCTGGCTCTCAAAGACATGAAGCTCTACCCTGAGCTAGCCGAGTACCTCCCAGCCGAACCCCTCTACAGCACCAGCGTCGCCCCCTACTACACCGACTCCATGACCATTCCCGACAGGATTGAGGTTGAGGCAAGGGTTCAGAAATACTTCACAGGAGGAGTAATGATGCATCTCTTCCTGGGAGAGGAAGCGGATCCCGAAGCTCTTGCCAAGCTGGCTAAGAGGATTGTGGAAACCGATATTGTCTACTGGAGCTTCACCCCCGCTATAACACACTGCAACGACTGCGGGGCAACAGTAACAGGGCTTTACAGGGCTTGCCCCAAGTGCGGTAGCGGTAATGTCGACGTGTGGAGCAGGATAATAGGCTACTACAGACCCCTCAGGAACTGGAACCCGTACAGGAGGAAGGAGTTCTGGCAGAGAAAACACTATGGGCTTTAA
- a CDS encoding 16S rRNA methyltransferase, which produces MGKLKIAILEAGVELVPKEISNHPSVVKNAARRGKPPTHTLLDVSIHYSAMLRIRDRFKRGRPDIVHVTLLEALESPLNKKGLLEIYVHTYDGKAIFIHPSTRIPRNYNRFTGLMEQLLVEGKVPPGSPEPLLQAKSMRLPDLVRAAGARGLLLLREECERESVRSVVVKALNNALLIGVGGFPHGDFSQETLEAADYCYSIYEESLMTWVVASRLISTAELLANIL; this is translated from the coding sequence ATGGGGAAGCTGAAGATAGCAATTCTTGAAGCTGGCGTAGAGCTCGTTCCAAAGGAGATTTCAAACCATCCTTCAGTAGTTAAGAACGCGGCCAGAAGGGGGAAGCCCCCAACACACACTCTTCTAGACGTGAGCATACACTACTCCGCCATGCTGAGAATCCGCGACAGGTTTAAGAGAGGGAGGCCTGACATAGTACACGTCACCCTTCTAGAAGCATTGGAAAGCCCCTTGAACAAGAAGGGCCTTCTCGAAATATACGTGCACACGTACGATGGTAAGGCAATATTCATACATCCCTCTACAAGAATACCTAGAAACTATAACAGGTTCACAGGCCTGATGGAGCAGCTACTTGTCGAGGGGAAGGTTCCACCAGGGTCTCCTGAACCACTACTTCAAGCCAAGAGCATGAGGCTCCCTGACCTGGTGAGAGCCGCGGGGGCAAGAGGACTCCTACTTCTCAGAGAGGAGTGCGAGAGGGAGAGTGTTAGAAGCGTGGTGGTGAAAGCCTTAAATAACGCCCTCCTCATAGGAGTCGGCGGTTTCCCGCACGGGGATTTCAGCCAGGAGACTCTCGAAGCAGCCGACTACTGCTACTCCATATACGAGGAGTCTCTGATGACGTGGGTGGTAGCATCAAGGCTGATATCAACGGCTGAGTTGCTAGCGAACATCCTATAA
- a CDS encoding ribonuclease P protein component 4: MPRSRVNVLREIARERIVLLYKLAVEQARKGDYALARRYVEIMLKISAKARVKPPRYIRRGYCRSCKIPLIPGVTSRVRVRSDGSVSRVVVSCLACGWMRRYVVKTSGRG, encoded by the coding sequence TTGCCCAGGTCCAGGGTGAATGTTTTAAGAGAGATTGCTCGTGAAAGAATAGTGCTTCTATACAAGCTCGCGGTGGAGCAGGCGAGAAAGGGGGATTACGCGCTCGCTAGAAGGTATGTTGAGATAATGCTGAAGATTTCGGCTAAGGCAAGGGTTAAGCCTCCAAGATATATTAGGAGGGGTTATTGTAGAAGCTGTAAGATACCCTTGATCCCCGGGGTTACATCCCGGGTTAGGGTTAGGAGTGATGGGTCAGTATCGAGGGTTGTTGTATCATGCCTTGCATGTGGATGGATGAGGAGGTACGTGGTGAAGACTTCAGGGAGAGGTTGA
- a CDS encoding YhbY family RNA-binding protein, with the protein MDEEVRGEDFRERLKERRRGKVDIRIGKKGVTESLLEEVRRRLEKQGVVKVKVLKSARAEPGFNREEFAEEVARAVGGVLREVKGYTFIIVKKDR; encoded by the coding sequence ATGGATGAGGAGGTACGTGGTGAAGACTTCAGGGAGAGGTTGAAGGAGCGTAGGAGAGGTAAGGTTGACATTAGAATTGGGAAGAAGGGTGTGACGGAATCCCTTCTCGAGGAGGTTAGGAGGAGGCTGGAGAAGCAGGGTGTTGTTAAGGTTAAGGTTTTAAAGTCTGCTAGGGCTGAACCAGGTTTCAACCGGGAGGAGTTCGCGGAGGAGGTTGCGAGAGCTGTTGGAGGAGTTCTCAGAGAGGTTAAGGGATATACCTTTATAATTGTGAAGAAGGATCGTTGA